One region of Labrus bergylta chromosome 23, fLabBer1.1, whole genome shotgun sequence genomic DNA includes:
- the cyb5r3 gene encoding NADH-cytochrome b5 reductase 3 has translation MLSYIISLIRGGVDSIINLIFRLLFSKRRPAITLEDPNIKYALRLLDKEIVSHDTRKFRFALPSPEHVLGLPIGQHIYLSAKVDGKLVVRPYTPVSSDDDKGFVDLVVKIYFKDVHPKFPEGGKMSQYLESLRIGDTIDFRGPSGLLVYKGRGVFAIQPEKKAPAEIKTAKHVGMIAGGTGITPMLQLISAVMKDPQDTTVCYLLFANQTEKDILLRPELEEIQVNNPDRFKLWFTVDRAPADWEYSQGFINEDMVREHLPPPGDDALILMCGPPPMIQFACIPNLDKVGHSASQRFAF, from the exons ATGCTTTCCTACATCATCAGT CTGATCAGAGGCGGCGTGGACAGCATCATCAACCTGATCTTCAGACTTTTGTTCTCAAAGAGGAGACCTGCCATCACCTTGGAAGACCCCAACATCAAGTATGCACTGCGGCTGCTGGACAAAGAG ATTGTCAGCCATGACACGAGGAAGTTTCGCTTTGCACTGCCCTCCCCTGAACACGTCTTGGGTCTGCCCATTG ggCAGCACATTTATTTGTCTGCAAAAGTAGACGGGAAACTTGTCGTCCGTCCGTACACGCCCGTGTCCAGCGACGATGACAAAGGCTTTGTGGATCTGGTGGTGAAG ATTTACTTCAAAGATGTCCATCCTAAATTCCCTGAAGGCGGGAAGATGAGTCAGTACCTGGAGAGCCTCAGGATCGGCGACACCATCGACTTCAGGGGACCCAGCGGCCTCCTTGTTTACAAAGGCAGAG GTGTTTTTGCCATTCAGCCAGAGAAGAAGGCCCCAGCTGAGATCAAGACGGCCAAACACGTGGGCATGATTGCTGGGGGGACAG GAATCACTCCCATGTTGCAGCTGATCTCGGCTGTGATGAAGGACCCTCAGGACACAACAGTGTGCTACCTGCTGTTTGCCAACCAG ACTGAGAAAGACATCCTGCTGAGACCAGAGTTGGAGGAGATCCAGGTGAACAACCCGGACCGTTTTAAGCTGTGGTTCACCGTGGACAGAGCGCCTGCAG ACTGGGAGTACAGCCAAGGCTTCATCAACGAAGACATGGTGAGGGAACACCTGCCACCTCCGGGCGATGACGCCCTCATCCTCATGTGTGGACCGCCACCTATGATCCAGTTCGCCTGCATCCCGAACCTGGACAAAGTGGGACACTCTGCCAGTCAGAGGTTCGCCTTCTAG